A single region of the Streptomyces virginiae genome encodes:
- a CDS encoding HU family DNA-binding protein, whose amino-acid sequence MNKAQLVEAIADKLGGRQQAADAVDAVLDAIVRATVAGDRVSVTGFGSFEKVDRPARYARNPQTGERVRVKKTSVPRFRAGQGFKDLVSGTKKLPKGGEVSVKKAPKGSLTGGASATVKKAAAKKATTAKKAAAKTTVAKKVVAKKATATAKKAAVKSTATAKKATAAAKKTTAAAKKATPAAKKTTAAAKKTAPAAKKVTAATKAPAKKTATRKATAKKTTARKK is encoded by the coding sequence GTGAACAAGGCGCAGCTCGTAGAAGCGATTGCCGACAAGCTGGGCGGCCGTCAGCAGGCCGCGGATGCTGTCGACGCGGTACTGGACGCGATCGTCCGCGCTACCGTCGCGGGCGACCGGGTCTCGGTCACGGGCTTCGGCTCGTTCGAGAAGGTCGACCGTCCGGCCCGTTACGCCCGCAACCCGCAGACGGGTGAGCGCGTCCGGGTCAAGAAGACCTCTGTGCCCCGCTTCCGTGCCGGCCAGGGCTTCAAAGACCTGGTCAGCGGCACCAAGAAGCTCCCCAAGGGTGGCGAGGTGTCCGTGAAGAAGGCGCCCAAGGGCAGCCTCACGGGTGGTGCCTCCGCCACGGTCAAGAAGGCCGCCGCGAAGAAGGCCACCACCGCCAAGAAGGCCGCGGCGAAGACCACGGTCGCCAAGAAGGTCGTGGCCAAGAAGGCCACGGCGACCGCCAAGAAGGCGGCGGTGAAGAGCACCGCCACGGCCAAGAAGGCCACCGCGGCCGCCAAGAAGACCACCGCCGCGGCCAAGAAGGCCACGCCCGCCGCGAAGAAGACCACCGCCGCGGCGAAGAAGACCGCGCCGGCGGCCAAGAAGGTCACCGCAGCGACGAAGGCGCCCGCCAAGAAGACGGCGACGCGCAAGGCCACCGCGAAGAAGACCACCGCCCGCAAGAAGTAG
- a CDS encoding lysophospholipid acyltransferase family protein yields the protein MSRRRIGFWYRLAAVIAKPPLVVLFKRDWRGIEHIPAEGGFITAVNHNSYLDPLSYAHFQYNSGRVPRLLAKAALFKVPVVGAILRGSGQIPVYRESTNALDAFRAAVDAIERGECVAFYPEGTLTRDPDMWPMAGKTGAARVALITRAPVIPVAQWGANLAMPPYAKENKVRLFPRKTLQVLAGPPVDLSAYYDREPTPEVLREVTEVIMAAITALLEEVRGETAPEQPYDHRNARAEQRRKAAGEGNK from the coding sequence GTGTCCCGCCGCAGAATCGGCTTCTGGTACCGCCTGGCGGCGGTCATCGCAAAACCGCCGCTGGTAGTGCTCTTCAAGCGGGACTGGCGGGGAATCGAGCACATTCCGGCCGAGGGCGGTTTTATCACCGCCGTCAATCACAACTCGTATCTGGACCCGCTCTCGTACGCGCACTTCCAGTACAACAGCGGCCGCGTGCCCCGATTGCTCGCCAAGGCGGCCCTCTTCAAGGTCCCCGTCGTGGGGGCGATCCTCCGTGGCAGCGGGCAGATCCCCGTCTACCGGGAGTCCACCAACGCCCTGGACGCATTCCGGGCCGCCGTGGACGCCATCGAGCGCGGTGAATGCGTGGCTTTCTACCCGGAGGGCACCCTCACCCGCGACCCCGACATGTGGCCGATGGCCGGCAAGACCGGCGCCGCCCGCGTGGCGCTGATCACCCGGGCACCCGTCATCCCGGTGGCCCAGTGGGGCGCGAACCTCGCGATGCCGCCCTACGCCAAGGAGAACAAGGTCCGGCTCTTCCCGCGCAAGACCCTCCAGGTGCTCGCCGGACCGCCGGTGGACCTCTCCGCCTACTACGACCGGGAACCCACCCCGGAGGTCCTGCGGGAGGTCACCGAGGTCATCATGGCGGCCATCACCGCGCTGCTGGAGGAGGTGCGCGGCGAGACCGCGCCCGAGCAGCCGTACGACCATCGCAACGCCAGGGCGGAACAGCGGCGCAAGGCCGCAGGGGAGGGCAACAAGTGA
- a CDS encoding NAD(P)H-dependent glycerol-3-phosphate dehydrogenase — protein sequence MTRPVKATVFGTGSWGTAFAIVLADAGCEVTLWGRRQEVVDSINIGRTNPDYFPGVELPANLRATTDPAEAAAGADFTVLAVPSQTLRENLAAWTPLLAPDTVLVSLMKGIELGTAKRMSEVIEEVAKVPAERIAVVTGPNLAAEIAARQPAASVVACVDEGVAQRLQAACHTAYFRPYTSTDVTGCELGGAVKNVIGLAVGIADGMGLGDNTKGSLITRGLAEATRLGVAMGADPLTFSGLAGLGDLVATCSSPLSRNHTFGTNLGRGMTLEETIAVTKQTAEGVKSCQSVADLARRHGVDMPITDTVVDIVHHGKPTLVALKDLMGRSAKPERR from the coding sequence GTGACACGTCCCGTGAAGGCGACCGTCTTCGGAACAGGCTCCTGGGGCACGGCCTTCGCCATCGTGCTCGCCGACGCGGGCTGCGAGGTGACGCTGTGGGGCCGCCGCCAGGAGGTGGTCGACTCCATCAACATCGGCCGGACCAACCCGGACTACTTCCCCGGTGTCGAACTCCCCGCGAACCTCCGGGCCACCACCGACCCGGCCGAGGCCGCGGCCGGCGCGGACTTCACCGTCCTCGCCGTCCCCTCCCAGACCCTGCGCGAGAACCTCGCCGCGTGGACGCCCCTGCTGGCCCCCGACACCGTGCTCGTGTCCCTGATGAAGGGCATCGAACTCGGCACCGCCAAGCGGATGAGCGAGGTCATCGAGGAGGTGGCCAAGGTCCCCGCCGAGCGCATCGCGGTGGTCACCGGCCCCAACCTGGCCGCCGAGATCGCCGCCCGCCAGCCCGCCGCCTCCGTCGTCGCCTGCGTGGACGAGGGCGTGGCCCAGCGCCTCCAGGCCGCCTGCCACACCGCGTACTTCCGCCCGTACACGAGCACCGACGTCACCGGCTGCGAGCTCGGCGGCGCCGTCAAGAACGTCATCGGCCTCGCCGTCGGCATCGCCGACGGGATGGGCCTGGGCGACAACACCAAGGGCTCGCTCATCACCCGCGGACTCGCCGAAGCCACCCGCCTCGGCGTGGCGATGGGTGCCGACCCGCTCACCTTCTCCGGCCTCGCGGGCCTCGGCGACCTGGTCGCCACCTGCTCCTCGCCGCTCTCCCGGAACCACACCTTCGGCACCAACCTGGGCCGCGGGATGACCCTGGAGGAGACCATCGCGGTCACCAAGCAGACCGCCGAGGGCGTCAAGTCCTGCCAGTCGGTGGCGGATCTGGCACGCCGCCACGGAGTGGACATGCCGATCACCGACACGGTGGTGGACATCGTCCACCACGGCAAGCCCACCCTGGTCGCGCTCAAGGACCTGATGGGCCGCAGCGCCAAACCGGAACGTCGCTGA